The Streptomyces achromogenes DNA segment CCGGCGCAGAGCGCCAAGCGTTCAAGCCCCGGCGCCTGCCCGGTGGCTCCAGGAGGCAGGGGGCCTTGCGAAGCTATTCCGTCAGCGTGCCCATCGCACGGTCGAGCAGCACGGCCAGGGGAACGGTGCCCCCACAGGCCACCCAGCCCGTCGCGGCCGCGTCCAGACAGGCGAGGGCGGCCCCGGAAAGCGCGTTCGGCCCGACCTCCTCCGGCTGGTCGGCGCTGACGCCCAGCCGCCGGGCGATCTCCGGCTCCAGCATCGCCTGCCAGCTCAGCTGTTTCTCGAAGTGTCGGGCGCGCAGTGACGGAGTCTCCTGGAGCATGCGCAGATAGCTGAGCGCCTGCTCGGGCGCCTGCTCGTTCGCCTGCGTCAGAACGTCGAACGCCCTGCGCAGCGCCTCCCAGGGACGCTCGGTGTCGGGGCGGGCGGCGAACGCCTCCGCGATCTGACGGCCGGTCTCCTCCAAGCCCTGCAGGACCATGTCTTCTTTGGTGCCGAAGTACCGGAACAGGCTGGCACGCGACAGCCCGACCTCACCGGCGATCTGGTCGACGGTCGTCCCGTCGAATCCCTGCTCGATGAAGAGCCGGAGCGCGACCTCGACGACTTCCTTCCGGACCGTCGCGCGCATACGCTCCCGCAGGCCGGGCGGTTTGGTTCCGGACGGGGCGGAGGTGTGGGCGGAGTCGGTCATGACTGAAGGATACAACAGCGACTCAATCTGATACTCAGCATCAGAACACATGGCTCCCGGCGGCCGCACCGGGCACGCCGGCCGTTCAGGTCACTCCCACGGAGCGCGCCGCGGATGCGAAGCGAGGGTCCACTCGCCCCGCCCATCGGCACACGGATGGGGCCGGGCCCGACCGGGGTCCCGGTCGATGGTCCAGCGCGTCGGCCGGGCCGCGGAGCAGCTCGGGGCCGGACGGCCGACGCTCACCACGCGACCAGCAGGCCGGTCATCGAGGGGGCGTACTGGCCCGCAGAACGACGTTCGTGGCGACCGGTACGATCCGCGGGGCGTCATCGTCGGAGAGCGCGAGCTCCATCGCACGGAGCCCGACCTGCTGCAGAGGAACGTTCACGGACGTCAGCTCCGGAACGACGTCCACCGCCGGGCCGATGTCGTCGAAGCCGGCGACGGCGATGTCCCGGCCAGGGACAAGCCCGGCGTCGCGGAAAGCGGTCATCACACCGATCGCCATGACGTCGCTGACCGCGAAGACGAGTTCCGTGCCGTCCAGTCCCCGCCGGGCGAGCTCCCGGGCCGCCGCACACCCCCCTCGGCGACTCAACTCGGCTTCGACCACCAGCCGCTCGTCGACGCCGATGCCGAACTCGCGCAGGCCCTCCACGAAACCGCTGCACCGGTCACGGGACGTCCTGAGTGCGGATCCTGCGCGGACCACCGCGAGCCGCCGGTAGCCGAGCCCTACCAGCGCGCGGGCAAGCTGCCGCGCTCCACCGTAGTTGTCGATGCTGACGGTGTGGAACGGCAGGTCGTGCTGGCTGATCAGGACTACGCTGCCGCCCGCTTCCCGGTAGGCGTGGAGCTCCTCGACGAGTGCGTCGCGGGCATCGGCGCCGTCGACGCGGCTGCCGGTCATGATGATGACGCGGGGACGCATGCCGCGCAGCGTCCCGACGATCTGGAGTTCCCGCTCCGGGGAGCGGTCCGCGACCGCCATGGTCACGATGAGTCCGGCGGCCTCGGCTGCCTGCGTCACACCTGCCGCGATGGAGGAGAAGTACGGGTCGTCGACACCGCTGACGACCAGCGCGGCGATGTTCGTCG contains these protein-coding regions:
- a CDS encoding TetR/AcrR family transcriptional regulator codes for the protein MTDSAHTSAPSGTKPPGLRERMRATVRKEVVEVALRLFIEQGFDGTTVDQIAGEVGLSRASLFRYFGTKEDMVLQGLEETGRQIAEAFAARPDTERPWEALRRAFDVLTQANEQAPEQALSYLRMLQETPSLRARHFEKQLSWQAMLEPEIARRLGVSADQPEEVGPNALSGAALACLDAAATGWVACGGTVPLAVLLDRAMGTLTE
- a CDS encoding LacI family DNA-binding transcriptional regulator — encoded protein: MTLHDVARTAGVSQATASRVLNGSVRNVRQENVDRVLTAAAELDYAPHLSAQAIARGSTNIAALVVSGVDDPYFSSIAAGVTQAAEAAGLIVTMAVADRSPERELQIVGTLRGMRPRVIIMTGSRVDGADARDALVEELHAYREAGGSVVLISQHDLPFHTVSIDNYGGARQLARALVGLGYRRLAVVRAGSALRTSRDRCSGFVEGLREFGIGVDERLVVEAELSRRGGCAAARELARRGLDGTELVFAVSDVMAIGVMTAFRDAGLVPGRDIAVAGFDDIGPAVDVVPELTSVNVPLQQVGLRAMELALSDDDAPRIVPVATNVVLRASTPPR